A portion of the Cryptosporangium phraense genome contains these proteins:
- a CDS encoding MoaD family protein, which produces MAIEVRIPTILRTYTGGEKTVQGDGETLQALIADLDGKYPGLRGRLVTDTGTLHRFVNVYVNDEDVRFTGALDTGLKDGDSVTVLPAVAGG; this is translated from the coding sequence ATGGCGATCGAAGTTCGAATTCCGACGATCCTGCGCACCTACACCGGTGGCGAGAAGACCGTTCAGGGCGACGGTGAAACGCTTCAGGCGCTCATCGCCGACCTCGACGGCAAGTACCCGGGTCTGCGCGGACGCCTGGTGACCGACACCGGCACGCTGCACCGCTTCGTGAACGTCTACGTCAACGACGAGGACGTCCGGTTCACCGGGGCGCTCGACACCGGGCTGAAGGACGGCGACTCGGTGACCGTGCTGCCCGCGGTCGCCGGCGGCTGA
- a CDS encoding Mov34/MPN/PAD-1 family protein, with product MLTLDRALYDAIVAHARRDHPDEACGVIAGPAGTDKPDRFIPMLNAARSPTFYEFDSTDLLKLYREMDDRDEEPVVIYHSHTATEAYPSRTDISYANEPGAHYVLVSTRDDVDVEFRSYRIVDGVVTEEPVEIA from the coding sequence GTGTTGACTCTGGACCGGGCTCTGTATGACGCCATCGTGGCGCATGCTCGTCGTGACCACCCCGACGAGGCATGTGGTGTGATCGCGGGCCCGGCCGGCACGGACAAGCCCGACCGGTTCATCCCGATGCTGAACGCGGCCCGCTCGCCCACGTTCTACGAGTTCGACTCCACCGACCTGCTCAAGCTGTACCGGGAGATGGACGACCGGGACGAAGAGCCGGTCGTCATCTACCACTCACACACCGCCACCGAGGCGTACCCGTCCCGCACGGACATCTCGTACGCCAACGAGCCGGGTGCGCACTACGTCCTGGTCTCTACCCGGGACGACGTGGACGTCGAGTTCCGGTCGTACCGGATCGTCGACGGCGTAGTGACCGAAGAGCCGGTGGAGATCGCATGA
- a CDS encoding DUF2017 family protein yields the protein MTYGFTRSKNAFTLRLSAEEAQAVGLVVAQVAGLIQAGDRRGVMSLDLGPSSLGRAEPLGRDPFDVGGRVPREAGDVFDDFDAPEPDDGESDPVLARLFPDGYRDDPEAAAELRSLTESSLREQKIGNASVILDDLPFEGGEIRLEPERAEAWLLALNDARLMLGTALEIEAETDPLAELEAAAGADPTGARVLGLSLYQFLTGLQASLVDAIDPE from the coding sequence ATGACCTACGGCTTCACACGTTCGAAGAACGCTTTCACGCTCCGGCTCTCCGCCGAGGAGGCGCAGGCCGTCGGGCTCGTCGTCGCCCAGGTCGCGGGCCTGATCCAGGCCGGCGATCGGCGCGGGGTCATGAGCCTGGACCTGGGGCCGTCGTCGCTCGGCCGGGCCGAGCCCCTCGGCCGGGATCCGTTCGACGTCGGCGGCCGGGTCCCGCGGGAGGCCGGCGACGTCTTCGACGATTTCGACGCCCCGGAGCCGGACGACGGCGAGAGCGACCCGGTGCTGGCCCGCCTCTTCCCGGACGGCTATCGCGACGACCCGGAGGCGGCGGCCGAACTGCGCAGCCTCACCGAGTCGTCGTTGCGGGAGCAGAAGATCGGCAACGCGAGCGTCATCCTCGACGATCTGCCGTTCGAGGGTGGCGAGATCCGGTTGGAGCCCGAGCGCGCCGAGGCCTGGCTGCTGGCGCTGAACGACGCCCGGCTGATGCTGGGGACCGCGCTGGAGATCGAGGCCGAGACCGATCCGCTGGCCGAGCTGGAGGCCGCTGCTGGGGCCGACCCGACCGGTGCGCGGGTTTTGGGGCTTTCGCTCTACCAGTTCCTCACCGGTCTCCAGGCCAGCCTGGTGGATGCCATAGACCCGGAGTGA
- the clpS gene encoding ATP-dependent Clp protease adapter ClpS, with protein MTAPLVAPAEAPSTFERPEQQKPWVTVVWDDPVNLMSYVTYVFQKLFGYDKPKATQLMLDVHHKGRAVVSSGTRERMEHDVARLHSHGLWATLQQD; from the coding sequence ATGACCGCTCCCCTGGTCGCTCCGGCGGAGGCCCCGAGCACCTTCGAAAGGCCCGAGCAGCAGAAGCCGTGGGTCACCGTCGTCTGGGACGACCCGGTCAACCTCATGTCGTACGTGACGTACGTGTTCCAGAAGCTCTTCGGGTACGACAAGCCCAAAGCGACGCAGTTGATGTTGGACGTCCACCACAAGGGCCGCGCCGTGGTGTCGAGCGGTACGCGCGAACGGATGGAGCACGACGTCGCGCGCCTGCACTCCCACGGCCTCTGGGCCACCCTGCAGCAGGACTGA
- a CDS encoding nicotinate phosphoribosyltransferase → MGTALLTDHYELTMLASALRDGSAHRECVFEVFARRLPKERRYGVVAGTGRLLDALTEFRFAEDDLEFLRSAGAVDDDTAEWLKNYRFSGDIDGYAEGELYFPGSPILTVRGTFAEAVLLETLALSILNHDSAIATAAARMVVAASDRPLIEMGGRRTHEQAAVASARAAYLAGFTATSNLEAGRRYGIPTTGTSAHAFTLLHDTEKDAFSGQLAALGPGTTMLVDTYDITAGIRTAIEVAGPELGAIRIDSGDLGVLAVQARQQLDSLGARNTRIVVSGDLDEFAIAALAVAPVDVYGAGTAVVTGSGAPTAGMVYKLVEVEGRPVAKRSENKASRGGRKTAVRRHKSTGTAIEEVIYTGTPEYGEHDRLLQIPLVRSGVKADDVPTLPKSRDHLEKALVSIPWDGLKLSAGEPAIPVVFAS, encoded by the coding sequence ATGGGCACAGCACTGCTGACCGATCACTACGAGCTCACGATGCTGGCCTCCGCGCTGCGCGACGGGTCGGCCCACCGCGAGTGCGTGTTCGAGGTCTTCGCCCGGCGGTTGCCCAAGGAGCGCCGCTACGGCGTCGTCGCGGGCACCGGCCGTCTGCTCGACGCGCTCACCGAGTTCCGCTTCGCCGAGGACGACCTCGAGTTCCTGCGCAGCGCCGGTGCGGTGGACGACGACACCGCCGAGTGGCTGAAGAACTACCGCTTCAGCGGCGACATCGACGGCTACGCCGAGGGCGAGCTGTACTTCCCCGGCTCCCCGATCCTCACCGTGCGGGGCACGTTCGCCGAGGCCGTGCTGCTCGAGACGCTCGCGCTCTCGATCCTCAACCACGACTCGGCGATCGCCACCGCGGCGGCGCGGATGGTCGTCGCGGCCAGCGACCGGCCGCTGATCGAGATGGGCGGGCGGCGCACGCACGAGCAGGCGGCGGTGGCGTCGGCGCGCGCGGCCTACCTGGCCGGGTTCACCGCGACGTCGAACCTCGAGGCCGGCCGCCGCTACGGCATCCCGACCACCGGCACCAGCGCGCACGCGTTCACGCTGCTGCACGACACCGAGAAGGACGCGTTCTCGGGCCAGCTCGCCGCGCTCGGCCCCGGCACCACGATGCTCGTCGACACCTACGACATCACGGCCGGGATCCGTACCGCGATCGAGGTCGCCGGCCCGGAGCTGGGCGCGATCCGCATCGACTCCGGCGACCTCGGCGTCCTCGCGGTGCAGGCCCGTCAGCAGCTGGACTCGCTCGGCGCCCGGAACACCCGGATCGTCGTCTCCGGCGACCTCGACGAGTTCGCGATCGCCGCGCTCGCGGTCGCCCCGGTCGACGTCTACGGGGCCGGCACCGCGGTCGTCACCGGATCCGGCGCCCCGACCGCGGGCATGGTCTACAAGCTGGTCGAGGTCGAGGGCCGGCCGGTCGCCAAGCGCAGCGAGAACAAGGCCTCCCGGGGCGGGCGCAAGACCGCGGTCCGGCGGCACAAGTCGACCGGCACCGCGATCGAGGAAGTCATCTACACCGGCACGCCCGAGTACGGCGAGCACGACCGGCTGCTGCAGATCCCGCTCGTACGCAGCGGCGTGAAGGCCGACGACGTGCCGACCCTGCCCAAATCCCGCGACCACCTGGAGAAGGCCCTGGTGTCGATACCGTGGGACGGTCTGAAGCTCTCGGCCGGCGAGCCGGCCATCCCTGTCGTGTTCGCCAGCTGA
- a CDS encoding isochorismatase family protein, giving the protein MARALIVVDTQNDFCEGGSLAVTGGAGVATGISAALAADARSWDHVVATRDHHIDPGHHFSEQPDFVDTWPPHTVVGTGGVEFHPNLETGRFEAIFDKGEYQAAYSGFEGKSKDGEGLADWLRDHDVTEVDVVGIATDHCVRATALDAARNGFTTTVLLDLTAGVAAPTTQRALLELEQAGVTLVGEPVVN; this is encoded by the coding sequence ATGGCCCGCGCGTTGATCGTCGTCGACACCCAGAACGACTTCTGTGAGGGCGGTTCGCTCGCCGTGACCGGTGGCGCCGGCGTCGCGACCGGCATCTCGGCCGCGCTGGCCGCCGACGCCCGCAGCTGGGACCACGTCGTCGCCACCCGTGACCACCACATCGACCCGGGTCACCACTTCTCCGAGCAGCCCGACTTCGTCGACACCTGGCCGCCGCACACGGTCGTCGGCACCGGCGGCGTCGAGTTCCACCCGAACCTGGAGACCGGCCGGTTCGAGGCCATCTTCGACAAGGGTGAGTACCAGGCCGCGTACTCCGGGTTCGAAGGGAAGTCGAAGGACGGCGAAGGCCTGGCCGACTGGCTGCGCGACCACGACGTGACCGAAGTGGACGTCGTCGGCATCGCGACCGACCACTGCGTCCGGGCCACCGCGCTCGACGCGGCCCGCAACGGGTTCACGACCACCGTGTTGCTCGACCTGACCGCGGGCGTCGCTGCCCCGACCACCCAGCGCGCGCTGCTGGAGCTGGAGCAGGCCGGCGTCACCCTGGTCGGCGAGCCCGTGGTGAATTAG